The DNA segment GCGAACTGTGGAAAGAGTTCCATGCCGCGAATGAGGTGCAGACGCAGATCGGCCAAAGCCTGGCCGATTCCAAGGACTGGAACGAAGTCCATGTCCACTCGCTGGAGCTCGTGACCAATACGACGCCTTGGGCCGCGTCTATCCACGCCACCGGCGAGCCGCTGGAGAAGCTGATCAAGCTCAGAGTCGCTGCCGCCGCTGAGGCGCAAAGCGCCGGAGAAATGGCCATCAACACCGCGACCATCCAGATCGTCTCCGTGCTTGGCACTGCAGTGGTTGTACTCGGCGTTCTCGCCACTCTTATCGTTCGCAGCGTGGTTGTGCCCTTACACCAGATGCGCTCGACCATTGAGGAGGTGGGTGCCACCAACAACTTCTCGCTGCGCGCCCGCAACCAAGGTCGAGACGAGGTTGCTCAGGCCGCCAGTGCCTTCAACTCGCTGCTCGAACGAGTCCAGCGAGCGCTGGTCGAGGTGATGGGCGGTGCCGGCAGAATCGACCAGGCGGCCTCGCAAACCAGCACCATGGCCCAGCAGGTAGCCAACAGCGCCGCTCAGCAAAACGAGGCCGCAGCCGACATCGCCAGCGCCATCGAGGAAATGAGCGCCGCCTTGGGCCAGATCAATGCCAGCGCCCAGGACGTGCGTTCCCGTGCCGAAGACGCCGCCTCCGCCGCCGACTCCGGCGCCCAGGCGATCAACAGGACCACCGAGGAAACTGATCAGGTCGTGCACCAGGTCAGCAGAGCCAGCGGCACCATCAGCGCTCTGGGGAAAGAGTCAGACCGCATCTCGACCATCGTGGCAGTGATCAAGGAGGTCGCCGAACAAACCAATTTGCTTGCCCTCAACGCAGCTATCGAGGCCGCCCGAGCCGGCGAACGGGGTCGCGGTTTCGCTGTGGTTGCTGACGAGGTCCGCCTACTGGCCGAGCGTACCCGAACCTCAGCCGAAGAGATTCGCGAAATGGTGGGCGCAATCCAATCGTCCGCGCGTCAAGCCGTGGCTGACATGGCTGCAGTGGTCAGCCGCACCCGCGAAAGCCGGGCTCGCTCGGAGAACGCTGCCGCCAGCATTCACGAGATTCTCAGGAGCGCGAGCCTGGTTTCCAGCGCGATAGGCGAGGTATCCCTGGCGCTGATCGAGCAGGACCGCACTACCCAGATGATCGCCCGCCGCGTGGAAGCGGTGGCGCAGATGAGCCAGGAAAACTGCAGCACCGGCACCCACGCGGCCGCGGTATCCCGCGAACTGGATGGCGCCTCCG comes from the Pseudomonas sp. TCU-HL1 genome and includes:
- a CDS encoding methyl-accepting chemotaxis protein, with the translated sequence MPIPSSAKCSFLKQKERPVRNFSVRIKLYFLMFCFIATLAIVGSAGWLGIRNAGSSMEEVSDALVSVDALGSLRNARLSSIAAMQEGASWRPEVFDSLSDKSEALAEAHGQFGDILDRHHAALAQAEQAFNAYDAQPKSKEEQELWKEFSELWKEFHAANEVQTQIGQSLADSKDWNEVHVHSLELVTNTTPWAASIHATGEPLEKLIKLRVAAAAEAQSAGEMAINTATIQIVSVLGTAVVVLGVLATLIVRSVVVPLHQMRSTIEEVGATNNFSLRARNQGRDEVAQAASAFNSLLERVQRALVEVMGGAGRIDQAASQTSTMAQQVANSAAQQNEAAADIASAIEEMSAALGQINASAQDVRSRAEDAASAADSGAQAINRTTEETDQVVHQVSRASGTISALGKESDRISTIVAVIKEVAEQTNLLALNAAIEAARAGERGRGFAVVADEVRLLAERTRTSAEEIREMVGAIQSSARQAVADMAAVVSRTRESRARSENAAASIHEILRSASLVSSAIGEVSLALIEQDRTTQMIARRVEAVAQMSQENCSTGTHAAAVSRELDGASGALRLAINQFKV